The following proteins are encoded in a genomic region of Neisseria perflava:
- the adk gene encoding adenylate kinase — MKVLLLGAPGAGKGTQAQFITAAFGIPQISTGDMLRAAIKAGTPLGLEAKKIIDEGGLVRDDIIIGMVKERIAQDDCKNGFLFDGFPRTLAQAEAMVEAGVDLDAVVEIDVPDSVIVDRMSGRRVHLASGRTYHVTYNPPKVEGKDDVTGEDLIQRDDDKEETVKKRLAVYHEQTEVLVDFYSKLEGEHAPKYIKVDGTQAVETVKAEVLKGLGK, encoded by the coding sequence ATGAAAGTATTATTGTTGGGCGCACCAGGCGCCGGCAAAGGCACACAGGCTCAATTCATCACTGCTGCATTCGGCATTCCTCAAATCTCTACCGGCGATATGCTCCGCGCTGCCATCAAAGCAGGCACTCCGCTGGGTTTGGAAGCAAAAAAAATCATTGATGAAGGCGGTTTGGTACGCGACGACATCATTATCGGCATGGTTAAAGAGCGCATTGCCCAAGATGACTGCAAAAACGGTTTCCTGTTTGACGGTTTCCCACGCACATTGGCGCAAGCCGAAGCTATGGTTGAAGCCGGTGTGGATTTGGATGCCGTGGTTGAAATCGATGTGCCTGACAGCGTGATTGTCGACCGCATGAGCGGCCGCCGTGTGCATTTGGCTTCCGGCCGTACTTACCACGTTACCTACAATCCGCCTAAAGTTGAAGGCAAAGACGACGTAACCGGCGAAGATTTGATTCAACGCGACGACGACAAAGAAGAAACCGTGAAAAAACGCCTTGCCGTTTACCACGAGCAAACCGAAGTTTTGGTTGATTTCTACAGCAAATTGGAAGGCGAACACGCGCCTAAATATATCAAAGTTGACGGTACCCAAGCAGTAGAAACCGTGAAAGCCGAAGTATTGAAAGGTTTGGGCAAATAA
- a CDS encoding 3-deoxy-manno-octulosonate cytidylyltransferase yields MNDLRHLSRDEQKLLADVALLVKDDDQEFNYEMLKVAAPDEASGEFWFRMAEMLSTLPPNQSLDLRMTGGRLAVAVSILSVLLQESPDIPQLWAQKVIALNYLAHGHRTRALGLAQQPDKAAEANEEEYLAKALSQNLLSTLKDALERFPEDSWFIEMRDDAWQHFGTEQAV; encoded by the coding sequence ATGAATGATTTACGCCATTTGAGCCGTGACGAACAAAAACTGCTTGCCGATGTCGCTTTGCTGGTCAAAGACGACGATCAAGAGTTCAACTACGAAATGTTGAAAGTGGCCGCGCCCGACGAGGCCAGCGGCGAATTTTGGTTTCGCATGGCAGAAATGCTCAGCACCCTGCCGCCCAACCAATCCTTAGATTTGCGCATGACCGGCGGACGGTTGGCGGTCGCCGTATCGATTTTATCGGTGTTGTTGCAGGAAAGCCCCGATATTCCCCAGCTTTGGGCACAAAAAGTGATTGCGCTCAACTATCTGGCACACGGCCATCGGACACGTGCCCTCGGTTTAGCGCAACAGCCGGACAAAGCGGCAGAAGCCAACGAGGAAGAATATTTGGCAAAAGCCTTGTCCCAAAACCTACTTTCCACGTTGAAAGACGCGTTGGAACGCTTCCCTGAAGACAGCTGGTTTATCGAAATGCGCGATGATGCGTGGCAGCACTTTGGCACAGAACAGGCCGTCTGA
- the kdsB gene encoding 3-deoxy-manno-octulosonate cytidylyltransferase, with protein MTEFVVLIPARLDSSRLPGKALADIHGKPMVVRVAEQAAKSEAARVVVATDHPDIQTACQAHGVEVVMTSNQHESGTTRLAEAANTLKLPQHLIVVNVQGDEPLIDPELINRTAEVLVENNVQMATAAHELHDFDEFMNPNVVKAVLDKNRNAIYFSRAPIPYPRDAMRAEKRELPSETTVLRHIGIYAYRAGFLQRYSEMEVSPLETIESLEQLRVLWHGYPIAVEIAQEAPAAGVDTQEDLDRVRAVFEAV; from the coding sequence ATGACCGAATTTGTCGTATTGATTCCGGCGCGGCTGGATTCATCGCGCCTGCCCGGAAAAGCCTTGGCGGACATCCACGGCAAACCGATGGTTGTACGCGTTGCCGAACAAGCAGCAAAAAGTGAGGCTGCGCGTGTTGTCGTTGCCACCGACCATCCCGATATTCAGACGGCCTGTCAGGCGCATGGTGTCGAAGTGGTCATGACTTCCAATCAACACGAAAGCGGTACAACGCGCCTTGCCGAAGCGGCCAATACGCTGAAACTGCCGCAACATCTGATTGTCGTGAACGTACAAGGCGACGAGCCTTTAATCGATCCCGAACTCATCAACCGTACGGCTGAAGTTTTGGTTGAAAACAATGTGCAAATGGCGACGGCCGCCCACGAATTGCACGATTTTGACGAGTTTATGAATCCTAACGTTGTCAAAGCCGTCCTCGACAAAAACCGCAACGCCATCTATTTCAGCCGCGCCCCGATTCCTTATCCGCGCGACGCCATGCGCGCCGAAAAACGCGAATTACCTTCAGAAACAACTGTTTTGCGCCATATCGGCATTTATGCCTATCGTGCAGGTTTCCTGCAACGCTATTCCGAAATGGAAGTTTCTCCTTTGGAAACCATTGAATCTCTGGAACAATTGCGCGTCCTGTGGCACGGTTATCCGATTGCCGTTGAAATTGCCCAAGAAGCGCCAGCCGCCGGCGTGGATACGCAGGAAGATTTGGACAGGGTAAGGGCTGTGTTCGAGGCCGTCTGA
- a CDS encoding Trm112 family protein yields the protein MEKKFLDILVCPVTKGRLEYHQDKQELWSRQAKLAYPIKDGIPYMLENEARALSEEELKA from the coding sequence ATGGAAAAAAAATTCTTAGACATCCTCGTCTGCCCCGTTACCAAAGGCAGGCTGGAATATCATCAGGACAAACAGGAATTGTGGAGCCGTCAGGCGAAGCTGGCTTATCCGATTAAAGACGGCATCCCTTATATGCTGGAAAACGAAGCACGAGCGTTGAGCGAAGAGGAACTGAAAGCATGA
- a CDS encoding DUF2059 domain-containing protein produces MKLKTLLLPVAALALCANAFAAPPSDASLERLFEVQKMDALLDQSFQSMESIVLSDPNAQKFLKDVPEDKRPQLEAVLKKYANQSIAEINTPQVRAQLRKATLDGMKTVYTQEEVNALIGFYSTAVGQSIMDKTPRYLEATVKPMMDILAGKYTQSNQSANLRREIRQIMCEGKNPAQACAKQHNKPARKK; encoded by the coding sequence ATGAAACTGAAAACCTTATTATTGCCCGTCGCCGCGCTGGCATTGTGTGCCAACGCATTTGCCGCCCCACCCAGCGATGCGTCGCTGGAGCGTCTGTTTGAAGTACAGAAGATGGATGCCCTGTTAGACCAGTCTTTCCAAAGCATGGAGAGCATTGTGCTTTCCGATCCGAATGCACAGAAATTTTTGAAAGATGTGCCGGAAGACAAACGTCCGCAGTTGGAGGCGGTATTGAAAAAGTATGCAAACCAATCAATTGCCGAAATCAATACGCCGCAAGTGCGCGCCCAATTGCGTAAAGCGACTTTAGACGGCATGAAGACGGTTTATACGCAGGAAGAAGTCAACGCATTGATTGGCTTTTACAGCACGGCGGTAGGTCAATCGATAATGGACAAAACGCCGCGCTATCTTGAGGCAACGGTGAAACCTATGATGGACATCCTTGCCGGCAAATACACCCAATCCAACCAAAGCGCAAACCTGAGACGTGAAATCCGCCAAATCATGTGCGAAGGCAAAAATCCTGCCCAAGCCTGCGCCAAACAGCATAACAAACCGGCACGGAAAAAATAA
- the lpxK gene encoding tetraacyldisaccharide 4'-kinase, with protein MPKLHQIIERHWQSPNPFLSLLLKPLSKLFAKIAAKRRDDFVSGRLKSEKLPVPVVVVGNIHAGGTGKTPIVAALVSGLQKKGVKVGIISRGYGRKSKAVHVLNTASSAADAGDEPLLLFRQTGAPTAVGSSRAEAVRALLAAHPELELIVADDGLQHYALQRDMEIAVFPAADTGRMDLDLLPNGSLREPLSRLASVDAVVVSGGKADVAFRPSENMFASHIETGRIYRLNRPSEILDTGRLKNQTVAAVAGIAKPERFFDSLRNMGITLNQTVALPDHADIAVADLPNADVVIITEKDAVKFSDGLNLNHVWVLPVCAIIEPDLAAFVSANVSI; from the coding sequence ATGCCCAAACTCCACCAAATTATCGAGCGCCATTGGCAATCCCCCAATCCGTTTTTGTCTTTGCTGTTAAAACCATTGTCCAAGCTGTTTGCCAAAATTGCGGCGAAACGGCGCGATGATTTTGTTTCAGGCCGTCTGAAAAGCGAAAAATTGCCTGTGCCAGTGGTGGTGGTCGGCAATATCCATGCAGGCGGAACAGGGAAAACGCCGATAGTCGCCGCGCTGGTGTCGGGTTTGCAGAAAAAGGGCGTTAAGGTCGGCATCATCAGCCGGGGTTACGGGCGCAAGAGCAAGGCGGTTCATGTATTGAATACAGCCAGCAGCGCGGCAGATGCAGGCGACGAGCCTTTATTGCTGTTTCGCCAAACCGGTGCGCCGACGGCGGTAGGCAGCAGCCGTGCAGAAGCAGTTAGGGCATTGCTTGCGGCGCATCCGGAGCTTGAATTGATTGTGGCCGACGACGGTTTGCAACATTATGCCTTGCAGCGCGATATGGAAATTGCCGTATTTCCGGCGGCAGATACGGGGCGGATGGATTTGGATTTACTGCCCAACGGCAGCTTGCGCGAACCTTTGTCTCGGTTGGCTTCCGTTGATGCGGTTGTCGTCAGCGGCGGAAAAGCAGATGTGGCGTTTAGGCCGTCTGAAAATATGTTTGCCAGCCATATTGAAACAGGGCGGATTTACCGTTTGAACAGGCCGTCTGAAATACTGGATACAGGCCGTCTGAAAAACCAAACCGTCGCCGCCGTCGCCGGTATCGCCAAACCGGAGCGTTTTTTCGATTCGCTGCGGAATATGGGCATTACCTTGAACCAAACCGTCGCACTGCCCGACCATGCCGATATCGCAGTAGCAGACTTGCCCAATGCGGATGTGGTCATTATTACGGAGAAAGATGCGGTCAAGTTTTCAGACGGTCTTAATCTGAATCATGTATGGGTATTGCCTGTTTGTGCGATAATTGAGCCGGACTTGGCGGCGTTTGTATCCGCGAATGTTTCAATCTAA
- the xseA gene encoding exodeoxyribonuclease VII large subunit, producing the protein MSELFAPSSISVSELNALAKALLEDHLAGLWIAGEVSNLTRAASGHYYFSLKDSRAQVRCAMFKGAAMRLAKPLKEGDHIEVSGKISIYEARGEFQITVNEVWLKGLGQLYEAYERLKAQLQAEGAFSAERKKPLPARPQCIGIVTSLAAAALRDVVTTLNRRAPEIPVIVYPTPVQGTGSELQIAQAIKTASQRAECDVLIVCRGGGSIEDLWAFNEEPVVRAIEACAIPVVSGVGHETDFTLADFVADVRAPTPTGAAELVSPNRQESLHRLAQAQGRLKTVLEQRYFDASQKLDWLARQIRHPRQKLDDQRASISKLAQMLSYSMTQNLRAHTARFERQTQTLKHCRPDVSIYKHNIDRFQSTLSHSFHQLLAHHRQSLTAQTALLEAVSPQHILERGFSVVKNTRGQVIRNADTLKQGQKLHITFADGETDVRVTKEQAQGELFD; encoded by the coding sequence ATGTCCGAACTTTTCGCGCCCTCCTCCATTTCCGTATCCGAACTCAACGCCCTTGCCAAAGCTTTGCTGGAAGACCATCTTGCAGGCTTGTGGATTGCTGGTGAAGTATCCAACCTGACCCGTGCCGCCAGCGGACATTATTACTTCTCGCTCAAAGACAGCCGCGCTCAGGTGCGTTGCGCGATGTTTAAGGGTGCGGCCATGCGCTTGGCGAAGCCTTTGAAAGAAGGCGACCATATCGAGGTATCAGGAAAAATCAGTATTTATGAAGCGCGGGGCGAATTTCAAATTACCGTAAATGAGGTGTGGCTCAAAGGTTTGGGGCAGCTTTACGAAGCCTATGAACGATTGAAAGCGCAGTTGCAGGCGGAGGGTGCGTTTTCGGCGGAACGCAAAAAACCGTTACCTGCCCGTCCGCAATGTATTGGCATCGTTACCAGTCTGGCGGCGGCGGCATTGCGCGATGTTGTAACCACCTTAAACCGCCGCGCGCCCGAAATCCCCGTTATCGTTTATCCAACGCCCGTTCAAGGCACAGGCAGCGAATTGCAAATTGCCCAAGCGATTAAAACCGCTTCGCAACGCGCCGAGTGTGACGTATTGATTGTCTGTCGCGGCGGCGGCAGCATTGAAGACTTGTGGGCGTTTAACGAAGAACCGGTCGTGCGCGCCATTGAAGCCTGCGCGATTCCGGTCGTCAGCGGCGTAGGACACGAAACCGATTTCACGCTCGCCGACTTTGTTGCCGACGTGCGCGCACCGACACCGACCGGCGCGGCAGAATTGGTCAGCCCCAACCGCCAAGAATCGCTACATCGTCTAGCCCAAGCGCAAGGCCGTCTGAAAACTGTTTTGGAGCAACGATATTTCGATGCCAGCCAAAAACTCGACTGGTTGGCGCGGCAAATCCGTCATCCGCGCCAAAAACTTGACGATCAGCGCGCTTCAATCAGCAAGCTGGCGCAAATGCTGTCTTACTCGATGACGCAAAATCTCCGTGCCCATACCGCCCGTTTTGAACGCCAAACCCAAACCCTGAAACATTGCCGTCCTGATGTTTCCATTTACAAACACAACATCGACCGCTTTCAGTCGACCCTATCGCATTCCTTCCACCAGCTGCTTGCCCACCACCGTCAAAGCCTGACCGCCCAAACCGCATTGCTCGAAGCCGTATCGCCGCAGCATATTCTGGAGCGTGGCTTCTCGGTCGTCAAAAACACCCGCGGACAAGTCATCCGCAATGCCGATACGTTGAAACAAGGGCAAAAACTGCACATCACTTTTGCCGACGGCGAAACCGATGTACGCGTGACCAAAGAGCAGGCGCAGGGCGAGTTGTTTGACTGA
- the pssA gene encoding CDP-diacylglycerol--serine O-phosphatidyltransferase — MDNAQNTENPIPPRNSIRKNSIYLLPNSFTIAALFCAFFAITQSMHGRYETAAIAVFLSMLLDGMDGRVARLTNSQSAFGEQLDSLADMVSFGVAPALIAYKWQLWQFGKIGYSVAFIYCACAALRLALFNTLIGKVDKRWFIGVPSPTAAALIVGLIWVNHSIERFPGVHWWALGITLFAGISMIVQIPFWSFKEINIRRQVPFMGMVLAVLVLLLINWEPSLVLFLFFLGYSLSGYVMAVIRWFKKRHKTHKHDKAV, encoded by the coding sequence ATGGACAACGCACAAAATACAGAAAATCCGATTCCTCCACGCAACTCCATCCGCAAAAACAGCATTTACCTGCTGCCCAATTCCTTTACCATCGCCGCACTGTTTTGCGCGTTCTTTGCCATTACCCAGTCCATGCACGGACGTTATGAAACAGCGGCGATTGCAGTTTTCCTTTCCATGCTGCTCGACGGCATGGACGGACGCGTTGCCCGCTTGACCAACAGCCAGAGCGCATTCGGTGAACAGCTCGACAGCCTCGCCGATATGGTCAGTTTCGGCGTCGCGCCTGCCCTGATTGCCTACAAATGGCAACTTTGGCAGTTTGGCAAAATCGGCTATTCCGTCGCCTTTATCTACTGCGCCTGCGCCGCTCTGCGTTTGGCACTGTTCAACACGCTTATCGGCAAAGTCGACAAACGCTGGTTTATCGGCGTGCCCAGCCCGACCGCCGCTGCGTTGATTGTCGGCCTGATTTGGGTCAACCACAGCATCGAACGCTTCCCCGGCGTGCATTGGTGGGCATTGGGTATCACCCTGTTTGCCGGCATTTCCATGATTGTGCAGATTCCGTTTTGGAGCTTCAAAGAAATCAACATCCGCCGCCAAGTACCGTTTATGGGCATGGTGTTGGCCGTGTTGGTATTGCTGCTCATCAACTGGGAGCCTTCTCTCGTCCTCTTCCTATTTTTCCTCGGTTACAGCCTGTCCGGTTATGTGATGGCAGTCATCC